gctatgtatatatatatatatctatctatatctATAGTGATATACAATTATTatgtaacaaatattttttaaaaatgtgggGCCCCATTCATCAAAATGTTTCACTCCAATCTGTCCAAGTCCGGCTCTGGTCAAGATCAACGTTTTTCTATAATGGGTTTGTCATAGTTGTTGGCACATGCTTCAACCGGTTGTCTCATTTTTTCCTCCAATGCCGACTCTTGAAACTTGTATAATATACTTAAGGACCTTAATAATACAAAAATGGAATAAAATCTGAGGGTCACTTCTAATGGTTAAGACATCAAAAACGTGTCTAACCTTTTTCTCGCCATGGACATTCCTGAAGTAACATGGATAAAAGCCCACTCATGTATCCAACTAAACATACGGAAGACCACGTGGTAGTCAGGCCCTGTCTGTCAACCAAATATGATTTTCATGATGTAAATTGTAAACTAAACTTTATGTTTCTGACTTGCAAATATATGtctttctgtttttcttttcttaaatttCTAAATTCTAAATGAATGTTTCCAAATTATTGCGTAAGAAGagcaatttttctttttgttttaagaaGAGCAAAATAGGCAAAGATTATCAAAATACTGTATTAAGATTTTTCCCCATATTTGAGCATGAAATACGGGATACTATTTAGGATATTTCTCatcattttagcaaaaaaaaaaaaaaaaaaaaagatatttctCATCATCTAATTTTTCTTCCtgataaagtaaaaaaattaaccaattATAAAGGACTTCTTCGTGTTGataaattaaactttatattaaatgaaagtTGGATAAATCTAACAAAACAAAGGGAAATTGCCTAATATGTGTTCGTTCGTGCGGGTAGGAAGCTGACACGTGTGACCTAGTGTTTCCCGCCGTAATCGACAGTTGCACACTCACTCCCCTCCCCTTTATTAAATACCCTCACGACGATTTGGATATAAACCCTAAAACGCGTTCTCACTCAGAAATCGAAATCGAGTTTGCTGCGCGAATATGGAGCTTCGTTCTCGCAATAAGCGCTCTCTTCCATCCAACCAAGGTACTCTCGATTTCCCCAACAACCACCACCGTAACTACTACTCTCTGTTTCCTCCGATCGTCTCCGTTTTCCCGATTGTCAGAACAATAGATCTAAGCGCTACTCTCACATTGTTTTATTGTAAGTATAATTATCTTTCCGTGTTCTTCTTATGAAACAGAGAATCTCTACGAAGACGAAGTCGATGAAACACATGTTGCTATAATTTCTTCAGATGACGATTCAAACGACTCTGAGTTTCAAGGTAAATctgttttaactttttactGATAACTTTTTTACTATTTTGCTTGCGACATAAACTCTAATTATACTAATAGAATCGTTCATTAGTCAAAACTAGCAAAAGTAGTTTCAGAGgatatttaaatgatatatgaACAATGAACATAGGCGATGAAGAGGAGGAtaaggaagatgatgatgatgatggtaatGATGATTTACCAAATCATATACCCGCCCCGGCTCCTCCCCCTGTCCCTGCTTTTGTGCCATTGCCATTGCCATTGCCATTGCCAAGAGGCATTAAAAGGAAGAGCACACGTGTCACCAGAGAGAAAGGCACCCTCTTGTGGGAGATTTGGGAGAAAGAGGATCAGAGATGGATCACCGAACACATGACAGAGGACGTCGACTTGAATCAGCAGAACACATTAATCGCCGAAACCGCCGAGCCGCCTTCCGATCTGATCATGCCCTTACTAAGGTACCAGAAGGAGTTCTTAGCGTGGGCTTCGAAGCAGGAGCAATCAGTAAAGGGAGGCATTCTTGCGGACGAGATGGGGATGGGGAAAACCATACAAGCCATCTCTCTCGTTCTCGCCAAGCGTGACGTCGACAGGGCGGCTGTTTGTAAAGAAGCGGTGGGGTGCACGcttgtgctttgtcctctcgtTGCTGTCTCTCAGTGGTTGAGCGAGATCGAGAGGTTTACATCCCCCGGAAGCACCAAGGTGCTTGTGTACCATGGGGCGAAGCGTGAGAAGAATGCTGAAGAGTTCAAGAAGTATGACTTTGTGTTGACGACTTATTCGACCGTTGAGAATGAGTTCAGGAAGTGCATGATGTCTCCCAAGGAGCAGTGTGAGTATTGCAACAAGTCGTTTTATCCTGCCAAGCTTATTATACACAATAAGTATTTTTGTGGGCCCCACGCTGTGAGAACGAGTAAACAGTCTaagcagcagaagaagaaggtcGCTACAGCGGCTGCTACGTCGTCCAAGCAAGGCAAGGAAGGTGATGAAGGAGAAGGTAGCAAGACGAAGCGATCCAGGAAGAAGAGTAAAAAAGCATTAGAGGAAGATCAGCTTGGTTCGGTGGATAGAAAGAAGTCTCTTTTGCATTCTATTACGTGGAACCGGATCATTTTGGATGAGGTGAGTACAAGACttgtctctttttgttttttgtcaGATATTAAGTGGCTTGATTTTATAGATATGACTTTGGTTACTATCTATACCAGGCTCATTACATCAAAGAAAGGCGTAGCAACACTGCGAGAGCTGTTTTTGCTTTGGAGGCTACCTATAGATGGGCTTTGAGTGGTACTCCGTTGCAGAATCGTGTTGGAGAGCTTTACTCTCTGGTTTGTTAGTCTTATCTATGGCACTTAAACACTATCGCCAACATCGCTGACTTTAACTATTTTGTTTTCCTCAGATTCGCTTCCTGCAGATTCGTCCATACTCGTATTACTTTTGCAAGGACTGTGACTGTAGAATCCTTGATTACACGTAATTTTTTACCAAATCCTAGATTCCTAACTATTTTCTCCTTTCTCTTCAGTTTTATTAGCTCATAATAATGTCTGCTGTTTGATCTCCTTTTGTCTGCTGCCTTTGATTGTAGTGCGCATGTAAGCTGCAGCAGCTGCACTCATAATGCAGTGCGGCATTTCTGTTGGTGGAACAAGGTAAACTATGAGTTGCCACTTTCTTTATATTTACCACATTTTGTAAAGCAGGATCACCATTTTATACTGGTCTTGTCTAGtccttatgatttttttttgttatttccaATCTTGCTAGTATGTGGCCAGACCAATAACAGCATATGGAGGCCACGAAGTGGGTAAGAGAGCCATGGTTTTGCTTAAACACAAAGTTCTGAAAGACATCCTCATAAGACGTACTAAGCTGGGCCGGGCAGCTGATCTTGCCCTTCCTCCTAGATTCGTATGTTGCTTTGTCTCTCTTGTCTGATTTAAATGAAGCTCACTATTGTTGCTTCCTAGCTTCACCTTTACATATAAGTTCTACTTCTTGTAGATCACATTGAGGCGGGATTCACTAGATATAAAAGAGTTTGATTACTATGAATCACTATACCAAAACAGCCAAGCGCAATTTAATACGTTAAGTACCTTCCGTTCTATATGCTTTTCCACTCTTTTGCTCCTTTGTTCATGTAATAGAATTTTATTATTGACTGTGCCATGTACATTTCTGTGTTGCAGGTATATTGAGGCTGGGACATTGATGAATAACTATGCACATATATTTGATCTTCTCACTCGTCTGAGACAGGTGTGTGACATCTACAGTTCTCTGGCTTGGCTAATAACCAACCAATGCACTTTCAGGATGATATGGGTATAGGTTTGTGATGTATTTTCTCTGTAATCTTTTTTTGCAGGCTGTTGATCATCCATACCTTGTGGTGTATTCCGCTTCTAGTGGAGAAAACGCTAACTTGAATAGTGAGAACAAAAAGGAGCAAGAGTGCGGTCTCTGCCACGAACCGGCTGAGGACAGTGTTGTAAGTGTATCAGTTTTTTCGatcttttttaatttctctttATCTTGTCACTTAGTTTCTCAGTAACCTATACTTTGTTCAGGAATCTGTTAGACTTCTATTGCTGGACTAACTTGTTggattaatattttctttgatttttaacTGTGAAGGTAACTTCCTGTGCACACGTGTTCTGTAAAGCTTGTTTGATTGATTTCTCTGCATCCCTGGGACAAGTCAGCTGCCCGACATGCTCAAAACTACTGACTGTGGATTGGACTACCAAAGCTGGCACAGAGCAACATGCAAACAAGACAACACTAAAAGGATTTAGAGCCTCAAGCATCTTAAATCGGATAAAGCTCGATGATTTTCAGACAAGTACAAAAATAGAGGCTTTGGTATGTGCTCTTAAATATATGTCTCTCCTCTTCAAATAGT
This sequence is a window from Raphanus sativus cultivar WK10039 unplaced genomic scaffold, ASM80110v3 Scaffold2104, whole genome shotgun sequence. Protein-coding genes within it:
- the LOC108861532 gene encoding DNA repair protein RAD16 — protein: MELRSRNKRSLPSNQENLYEDEVDETHVAIISSDDDSNDSEFQGDEEEDKEDDDDDGNDDLPNHIPAPAPPPVPAFVPLPLPLPLPRGIKRKSTRVTREKGTLLWEIWEKEDQRWITEHMTEDVDLNQQNTLIAETAEPPSDLIMPLLRYQKEFLAWASKQEQSVKGGILADEMGMGKTIQAISLVLAKRDVDRAAVCKEAVGCTLVLCPLVAVSQWLSEIERFTSPGSTKVLVYHGAKREKNAEEFKKYDFVLTTYSTVENEFRKCMMSPKEQCEYCNKSFYPAKLIIHNKYFCGPHAVRTSKQSKQQKKKVATAAATSSKQGKEGDEGEGSKTKRSRKKSKKALEEDQLGSVDRKKSLLHSITWNRIILDEAHYIKERRSNTARAVFALEATYRWALSGTPLQNRVGELYSLIRFLQIRPYSYYFCKDCDCRILDYTAHVSCSSCTHNAVRHFCWWNKYVARPITAYGGHEVGKRAMVLLKHKVLKDILIRRTKLGRAADLALPPRFITLRRDSLDIKEFDYYESLYQNSQAQFNTYIEAGTLMNNYAHIFDLLTRLRQAVDHPYLVVYSASSGENANLNSENKKEQECGLCHEPAEDSVVTSCAHVFCKACLIDFSASLGQVSCPTCSKLLTVDWTTKAGTEQHANKTTLKGFRASSILNRIKLDDFQTSTKIEALREEIRFMIERDGSAKAIVFSQFTSFLDLINYTLGKCGVGCAQLVGSMSMAARDAAINKFKEDPDCRVFLMSLKAGGVALNLTVASHVFMMDPWWNPAVEKQAQDRIHRIGQYKPIRVVRFIIENTVEERILKLQKKKELVFEGTVGGSQEAIGKLTAEDMRFLFTT